The Chitinophagaceae bacterium genome window below encodes:
- a CDS encoding amidohydrolase family protein, with protein MKIIDTHQHFWKYDPFVYDWITEDMSVIRKDFLPIDLAEVLKAEKIETCISVQANQTEAETEWLVKMADENDFIAGVVGWVDLRSNLIEEWLQYFKQYKKLKGFRHVLQGEEPSFMLLESFLHGISKLNEYGYTYDILIFPHHLEAALQLVKKFPDQRFIIDHIAKPSIKDGKIDEWKADMKTISKQQNVYCKLSGMVTEADWKNWSKENLTPYIDTVVNCFGTDRIMFGSDWPVCLVASSYEKWLNVIKEYFASYTMEEQEKVFSKNAIRFYNL; from the coding sequence ATGAAGATCATTGATACACACCAGCATTTCTGGAAATACGATCCGTTTGTTTATGACTGGATAACAGAAGATATGTCTGTGATACGGAAAGATTTTCTGCCAATTGATCTTGCCGAAGTATTGAAAGCAGAAAAAATAGAAACATGTATTTCTGTGCAGGCAAATCAAACAGAAGCAGAAACCGAATGGCTTGTAAAGATGGCTGATGAAAATGATTTTATTGCAGGTGTGGTTGGTTGGGTTGATCTGCGCAGTAATTTGATCGAAGAATGGTTACAGTATTTCAAACAATACAAAAAACTGAAAGGCTTCAGACATGTATTGCAGGGTGAAGAACCTTCTTTTATGTTGCTGGAAAGTTTTCTGCATGGCATCAGCAAGCTGAACGAGTATGGGTATACTTATGATATCCTCATTTTTCCGCATCATCTTGAAGCTGCATTACAACTGGTGAAAAAATTTCCGGATCAGCGTTTTATAATTGATCATATTGCTAAGCCATCTATTAAAGATGGAAAGATTGATGAATGGAAAGCCGACATGAAGACAATCAGTAAACAGCAAAATGTTTATTGCAAACTGAGTGGTATGGTAACTGAAGCTGATTGGAAAAACTGGTCAAAAGAAAATTTAACTCCTTATATAGATACAGTTGTGAATTGTTTTGGAACAGACCGCATCATGTTTGGCAGCGACTGGCCGGTTTGCCTGGTAGCTTCATCGTACGAAAAATGGCTGAATGTGATCAAAGAATATTTCGCATCATACACAATGGAAGAACAGGAGAAAGTTTTCAGCAAAAATGCAATCAGGTTTTATAACTTATAA
- a CDS encoding L-rhamnose mutarotase — MHRYCLAVDLKNDKQLIIEYEQYHEHIWPEIKASIKDAGIIHMEIYRVENRLFMIMETTADFSFEQKSAMDASNTRVQEWEELMWKYQQALPTAKKGEKWILMNKIFDLKEQ, encoded by the coding sequence ATGCATCGCTATTGTTTAGCAGTTGATTTAAAAAATGACAAGCAGCTCATTATTGAATACGAGCAATATCATGAACATATCTGGCCTGAGATCAAAGCTTCCATCAAAGATGCAGGAATCATTCATATGGAAATTTACCGGGTTGAAAACCGTTTGTTCATGATTATGGAAACCACTGCTGATTTTTCATTTGAACAGAAATCAGCAATGGATGCTTCGAATACCAGAGTGCAGGAATGGGAAGAATTAATGTGGAAGTATCAGCAGGCTTTGCCAACTGCCAAAAAAGGCGAGAAGTGGATACTGATGAATAAAATATTTGATTTAAAAGAACAGTGA
- the fucP gene encoding L-fucose:H+ symporter permease, translated as MPNQKNQPYLFAFILVTCLFFLWGFAHNLDPILIPHLKRSFTLTTTQSTLIDSAVFIAYFVMALPAGYIMKRFGYKMGIIIGLLLFAAGSFLFLPSADYQSYNYFLIALFIIACGLTILETAANPYAAALGDPATSTQRLNFAQSFNGLAAALAPVIGARIILTKGHTDTELNLMTDAARKMALASEAASVKMPYAILGIVLIVVAILFAITHLPKIQQSTGHTASKNIFHAFKHKHLSWAVAAQFFYVGAQVSVFSLFILYAVKSASIDQVTAADYLGACGIAFLIGRFSGTFLMKYIKPEKLLAYYAAVNILLSVVAMMGTGMITVYAVIAICFFMSIMFPTIFSLGIKDLKGDTEYGSSLIIMSIVGGAIMPRFFGMISDWSGNIQLGYIVPLICFIVIMLFGWKGYRITNVEN; from the coding sequence ATGCCAAATCAAAAAAATCAACCGTATCTCTTTGCATTTATTCTTGTAACCTGTTTGTTTTTCCTGTGGGGATTTGCACATAATCTTGACCCGATTTTAATTCCCCACCTGAAAAGATCATTTACGTTAACAACAACGCAGTCAACATTGATTGATTCAGCTGTATTCATCGCTTACTTCGTGATGGCTTTACCGGCAGGTTATATCATGAAGCGGTTTGGTTATAAAATGGGAATCATTATTGGTTTATTATTGTTTGCTGCAGGTTCCTTTTTGTTTTTACCTTCTGCCGATTATCAATCCTATAATTATTTTTTGATTGCTTTGTTCATCATTGCATGTGGCTTAACTATTCTTGAAACAGCTGCCAATCCTTATGCTGCTGCACTGGGCGATCCGGCAACATCAACACAACGTTTAAATTTTGCACAGTCATTTAATGGGTTAGCTGCAGCATTGGCCCCGGTAATTGGGGCAAGAATTATTTTAACCAAAGGTCATACTGATACAGAATTAAATTTAATGACAGATGCGGCCAGGAAGATGGCATTGGCTTCAGAAGCTGCATCAGTTAAAATGCCTTATGCCATTTTGGGAATTGTACTAATTGTAGTAGCTATTCTTTTTGCCATTACACATTTGCCGAAAATCCAGCAATCCACCGGACATACTGCCAGTAAAAATATTTTCCATGCATTTAAGCATAAACATCTAAGCTGGGCAGTAGCTGCACAGTTTTTTTATGTTGGCGCACAGGTTTCTGTTTTTAGCCTGTTCATTTTATATGCTGTGAAATCTGCATCCATTGATCAGGTAACAGCTGCGGATTATTTAGGTGCCTGTGGTATTGCATTCCTGATTGGCCGTTTTTCAGGAACATTCCTGATGAAATATATCAAACCGGAAAAACTGCTGGCTTACTATGCTGCTGTTAATATATTGCTGAGTGTTGTTGCAATGATGGGGACCGGTATGATTACTGTTTATGCAGTAATCGCTATTTGTTTCTTTATGTCAATCATGTTCCCGACAATTTTTTCTTTAGGGATTAAAGATTTAAAAGGAGATACAGAGTATGGGAGCAGCTTAATTATTATGTCAATTGTCGGAGGTGCCATCATGCCACGCTTTTTTGGAATGATCAGCGACTGGAGCGGAAATATTCAGCTGGGATATATTGTGCCACTTATTTGTTTTATTGTAATCATGCTGTTTGGCTGGAAGGGGTACAGAATTACTAATGTTGAAAATTAA
- a CDS encoding fumarylacetoacetate hydrolase family protein translates to MKLIRFGEAGKEKPGVILISKCYDVSAWITDYDEAFFENDGLKKLEKIVATTTLPVVDVKRYGCPVKRPSKIVCIGLNYSDHAKETGATLPAEPVIFFKSTTAIIGPNDEVMIPRDSVKTDWEVELAIVIGKKASYVEETDALNYVAGYCLHNDISEREFQLERGGTWDKGKGCDTFAPIGPWLVTKDEVADVHNLRLWLTVNGQKMQDGTTANLVFNVPHLVSYVSRFMTLLPGDIISTGTPAGVGLGMKPPVYLKPGDVMELGVDGLGTSKQTVIAFKK, encoded by the coding sequence ATGAAATTGATTCGTTTTGGAGAAGCAGGAAAAGAAAAACCGGGTGTAATCTTAATCAGCAAATGTTATGATGTATCTGCATGGATAACTGATTATGATGAAGCTTTTTTTGAAAATGATGGCTTGAAAAAATTAGAAAAAATTGTGGCAACAACAACATTGCCTGTTGTGGATGTGAAACGATATGGTTGCCCGGTAAAGCGTCCTTCAAAAATTGTATGTATCGGATTAAACTACAGTGATCATGCAAAAGAAACAGGAGCAACACTTCCTGCAGAGCCGGTTATTTTCTTTAAATCAACAACAGCCATCATTGGCCCAAATGATGAAGTGATGATTCCAAGGGATTCAGTAAAGACAGACTGGGAAGTGGAACTAGCCATTGTGATTGGTAAAAAAGCTTCTTATGTAGAAGAGACTGATGCATTAAATTATGTTGCAGGTTATTGTTTGCATAATGATATCAGCGAACGTGAATTTCAGCTCGAACGTGGTGGTACCTGGGATAAAGGAAAAGGCTGCGATACATTTGCACCAATCGGGCCATGGCTGGTTACAAAAGATGAAGTTGCTGATGTTCACAACCTGCGTTTATGGCTTACCGTAAACGGACAGAAGATGCAGGACGGAACAACAGCTAATTTAGTGTTTAATGTGCCGCATCTTGTTTCCTATGTAAGCAGATTTATGACCCTGTTGCCGGGAGATATTATTTCAACTGGTACACCTGCCGGTGTTGGATTGGGAATGAAACCGCCTGTTTATCTCAAGCCAGGAGATGTAATGGAGCTGGGTGTTGATGGACTCGGAACATCCAAACAAACTGTGATTGCATTTAAAAAATAA